Below is a window of Burkholderia sp. FERM BP-3421 DNA.
GCCGCGGACGACCTCGGCGGCCATGCGCCCTTCGTGCTGTTCCAGGCCTCGAAACCGCGCGGCTGACGGCGATGACGCACGCGATATCCGACGCGGCGGCGATGGCTGCGCGCGCAACCGATGCCGAATCCGGCGGCGACGCCGGCAGGATCGCCAACGTGCTGACCATTGCCGGCACCGACCCGACGGGCGGCGCCGGAATCCAGGCCGACCTCAAGGCATTTTCCGCGCTGGGCGCCTACGGCATGTCGGTGATCACCGCCGTGGTCGCGCAGAACACGGTCGGCGTCCGGGGGTTTCACGCGCTCGACCCCGCCTTCGTCGCCGACCAGATCGACGCCGTATTCGACGACGTGACCGTACACGCGGTGAAGATCGGCATGCTCGCCACCGCGGAGATCGTCGAGGCGGTGGCCGCGGCGCTCATTCGTCATCGGGTCGGGACGATCGTGTTGGATCCGGTGATGGTCGCCAAGAGCGGCGACCGCCTGCTCTCGCCCGATGCGGCGGCGGCGCTCCGGGAGCGGCTCGTCCCGATCGCTACGCTGATCACCCCGAACCTGCCGGAAGCGGGCGTGCTGCTCGGACGCGCCGCGCCGGACTCCCTGGAGGCGATGCATGACGCGCTGCGCGCGTTGCACGCGCTCGGTCCGCAGTGGGTGCTCCTGAAGGGCGGGCATCTGCGCGGCGAGGTCAGCACCGATCTGCTGTTCGTTCCGGAGACGACCATCGCGCTGGACGCGCCGCGCATCGCCACCCTGAACGACCACGGCACCGGATGCACGCTGTCGGCCGCGATCACCGCGCTGCTTCCCCATCACCCGATGCAGGACAGCGTACGGCGCGCGAAGGACTATCTGAACGGCGCGCTGGCCGAAGCGTGGCGGCTGGACGTGGGACGCGGCCACGGACCGACCCACCACTTTCACGCGCTGTGGCGCTGACGTATCGC
It encodes the following:
- the thiD gene encoding bifunctional hydroxymethylpyrimidine kinase/phosphomethylpyrimidine kinase; this translates as MAARATDAESGGDAGRIANVLTIAGTDPTGGAGIQADLKAFSALGAYGMSVITAVVAQNTVGVRGFHALDPAFVADQIDAVFDDVTVHAVKIGMLATAEIVEAVAAALIRHRVGTIVLDPVMVAKSGDRLLSPDAAAALRERLVPIATLITPNLPEAGVLLGRAAPDSLEAMHDALRALHALGPQWVLLKGGHLRGEVSTDLLFVPETTIALDAPRIATLNDHGTGCTLSAAITALLPHHPMQDSVRRAKDYLNGALAEAWRLDVGRGHGPTHHFHALWR